In Pseudomonas saudiphocaensis, one DNA window encodes the following:
- the hupB gene encoding nucleoid-associated protein HU-beta, with amino-acid sequence MNKSELIDAIAASADIPKAVAGRALDAVIESVTGALKAGDSVVLVGFGTFAVKERAARTGRNPQTGKPINIAAAKIPGFKAGKALKDAVN; translated from the coding sequence GTGAACAAGTCGGAACTGATTGATGCCATCGCCGCATCTGCTGATATCCCGAAAGCTGTTGCCGGCCGCGCGCTGGATGCAGTAATTGAATCCGTCACTGGTGCATTGAAAGCTGGTGATTCCGTGGTGCTGGTTGGTTTCGGTACTTTCGCTGTCAAGGAGCGCGCTGCACGCACTGGCCGCAACCCTCAAACTGGCAAGCCAATCAACATCGCTGCAGCCAAGATTCCGGGTTTCAAGGCTGGCAAGGCTCTGAAAGACGCGGTCAACTAA
- a CDS encoding SurA N-terminal domain-containing protein yields the protein MLQNIRDNSQGWIAKTIIGIIVMLLALTGFEAIFNTTGNSRNAAEVNGEEISLDDLNQAMNMQRRQLVQQLGGDFDASLLDDRLVREASLRGLIDQALLLQGAQKADFAFSDMALDQLILQTPEFAVDGVFNAARFDQFIQQLGYTRLQFRELLRREMVVGQLQAGIGASGFVTDEQIQNFARLEQQTRDFSIVTVPADNTAVEISEQQAREYYEQNAERFRSSEQVVLDYIELNKESFFDRVDVSDEQVESLYQQRIANLAPQRRAAHILIEADSSNDAEAKAKIEEIAQRLAAGEDFAALAKELSEDPGSANEGGDLGFAGPGVYDPDFEDALYGLAQDQVSAPVRTEFGWHLIKLLGVQSPEVPALESLKPELVRELKSQQVEQRFVEVSKQLEDYAFESSDLAQPAQELGLTVRTTEPFGREGGSGIASNRQVIQTAFSDEVLVDGANSGIIELDPDTAVVVRVKQHLQPEVLPFDTVKEGILVQLQQEKAAEKASEEGERLLSALRDGAPAEAQWKTTEAASRNQEGVEPAVLQQVFRMPRPVSGDKPSYGSVRLGNGDFVVIRLDGVSEPNVELSEQDKQSYRRFLASRSGQQDFAAYREMQHAEAKIETF from the coding sequence ATGCTTCAGAATATCAGGGACAATTCACAAGGCTGGATTGCCAAAACCATCATTGGCATCATCGTCATGCTGTTGGCGCTCACAGGCTTTGAGGCCATTTTCAACACGACAGGCAATAGCCGTAATGCCGCCGAGGTTAATGGCGAAGAGATCTCCTTGGATGATCTCAACCAGGCGATGAATATGCAGCGCCGTCAGCTGGTGCAGCAGCTGGGTGGGGACTTCGATGCCTCGTTGCTGGATGATCGACTGGTGCGAGAAGCCTCGCTGCGAGGGCTCATCGACCAGGCCCTGCTGTTGCAAGGCGCTCAGAAGGCTGATTTCGCCTTCTCCGATATGGCTCTCGACCAGTTGATTCTGCAAACTCCCGAATTTGCCGTCGATGGCGTGTTCAACGCCGCTCGCTTCGACCAGTTTATCCAGCAGTTGGGTTACACGCGGCTGCAGTTCCGCGAGCTGCTTCGCCGGGAAATGGTGGTGGGCCAGCTCCAGGCGGGCATTGGCGCTTCCGGTTTCGTCACCGACGAGCAGATCCAGAATTTTGCTCGTCTTGAGCAGCAAACCCGCGATTTTTCCATCGTAACAGTGCCGGCTGATAACACGGCGGTTGAGATCAGCGAACAGCAGGCGCGCGAATACTACGAGCAGAATGCAGAGCGTTTCCGTTCGTCCGAACAGGTGGTTCTCGATTACATCGAGCTGAACAAGGAGTCTTTCTTTGATCGGGTTGATGTTTCTGATGAGCAGGTAGAAAGCCTGTATCAGCAGCGTATCGCCAATCTGGCGCCACAGCGTCGTGCCGCGCATATCCTGATTGAGGCTGACAGCTCCAACGACGCCGAGGCAAAGGCGAAGATCGAGGAAATTGCGCAGCGTCTGGCTGCAGGAGAGGATTTTGCCGCACTGGCCAAGGAGCTCTCCGAAGATCCTGGCTCCGCTAATGAGGGTGGTGATCTGGGCTTTGCCGGCCCGGGTGTTTACGACCCCGATTTTGAAGATGCGCTCTATGGTCTGGCGCAGGATCAGGTCTCGGCGCCGGTGCGTACCGAGTTCGGCTGGCATCTGATCAAGCTGCTGGGTGTTCAGTCGCCCGAGGTGCCTGCGCTGGAAAGCCTGAAGCCTGAGCTTGTCCGTGAGCTGAAGAGCCAGCAGGTCGAACAGCGCTTCGTCGAAGTCAGCAAGCAGCTGGAAGATTACGCCTTCGAGTCCTCGGACCTGGCCCAGCCCGCGCAGGAGTTGGGGCTGACCGTGCGGACCACCGAACCCTTCGGTCGAGAAGGCGGCAGCGGTATCGCCTCCAACCGTCAGGTAATCCAGACTGCCTTCAGCGATGAGGTTCTGGTTGATGGAGCCAACAGCGGGATTATCGAACTGGATCCAGACACGGCCGTAGTCGTGCGCGTCAAACAGCACCTGCAGCCTGAAGTGCTGCCGTTCGATACGGTGAAGGAGGGCATCCTCGTCCAGCTGCAGCAGGAAAAGGCTGCCGAGAAGGCGAGCGAGGAAGGCGAGCGCCTGCTAAGCGCACTGCGTGACGGTGCTCCGGCAGAAGCACAGTGGAAAACCACCGAAGCCGCATCGCGCAATCAGGAAGGTGTCGAGCCTGCCGTGCTGCAGCAAGTGTTCCGCATGCCACGACCGGTGTCAGGCGACAAGCCGAGCTATGGCAGTGTGCGCCTGGGTAATGGTGACTTTGTCGTCATTCGTCTGGACGGGGTTAGCGAGCCGAATGTCGAGCTTTCCGAGCAGGACAAGCAGAGCTATCGGCGTTTCCTGGCTTCGCGCAGTGGTCAGCAGGATTTCGCGGCCTACCGTGAAATGCAGCACGCCGAAGCCAAGATCGAGACCTTCTGA
- the fabI gene encoding enoyl-ACP reductase FabI: protein MGFLSGKRILIVGVASKLSIASGIAAAMHREGAELAFTYQNEKLKGRVEEFAAGWGSSPELCFPCDVANDDDILKVFEELGKKWDGLDGIVHSVGFAPGDQLDGDFTEVTTREGFKIAHDISAYSLVALAKAGRPLMKGRNGSILTLSYLGAERTMPNYNVMGMAKASLEAGVRYLAGSLGPEGTRVNAVSAGPIRTLAASGIKSFRKMLAANEKQTPLRRNVTIEEVGNAGAFLCSDLASGISGEILYVDGGFNTTAMGAIED from the coding sequence ATGGGTTTTCTTAGCGGCAAGCGCATCCTGATCGTTGGCGTTGCCAGCAAACTTTCGATCGCCTCGGGCATCGCTGCAGCCATGCACCGTGAAGGCGCCGAGCTGGCTTTCACCTATCAGAACGAGAAGCTCAAGGGCCGCGTCGAAGAGTTCGCCGCCGGCTGGGGATCAAGCCCGGAGCTGTGCTTCCCGTGCGACGTTGCCAACGACGACGATATCCTCAAGGTGTTCGAAGAGCTGGGCAAGAAGTGGGACGGCCTTGACGGCATCGTGCATTCGGTTGGTTTTGCACCCGGTGATCAGCTCGATGGCGACTTCACCGAAGTCACCACCCGTGAAGGCTTCAAGATCGCCCACGACATCAGCGCCTATAGCCTGGTAGCCCTGGCCAAGGCCGGACGCCCACTGATGAAGGGCCGTAATGGCAGCATCCTTACCCTAAGCTACCTGGGCGCCGAGCGCACCATGCCCAACTACAACGTAATGGGTATGGCCAAAGCCAGTCTTGAGGCAGGTGTTCGCTACCTCGCAGGCAGCCTCGGCCCAGAAGGTACACGCGTCAACGCCGTTTCCGCCGGCCCAATCCGCACCCTCGCCGCCTCCGGCATCAAGAGCTTCCGCAAGATGCTGGCAGCCAATGAGAAACAGACCCCGCTGCGCCGCAACGTGACCATTGAAGAAGTCGGCAACGCCGGCGCCTTCCTTTGCTCGGACCTGGCCTCCGGCATCAGCGGTGAAATCCTCTACGTGGACGGCGGCTTCAACACCACCGCCATGGGCGCCATCGAAGACTGA
- a CDS encoding ABC transporter ATP-binding protein, with product MADNLIEVRDLAVEFVTLDRTQRVVEGVSFDIRKGETLALVGESGSGKSVTAHSILRLLPYPLARHPAGEIRYAGEDLLKADEKRMRQIRGNRIAMVFQEPMTSLNPLHTVGTQINEVLQLHKGLRGKAASARTLELLELVGIPEPKKRIRAYPHELSGGQRQRVMIAMALANEPELLIADEPTTALDVTVQLKILELLKELQARLGMSLLLISHDLNLVRRVAHRVCVMQRGRVVEQAACEELFHRPQHPYTQELLAAEPSGDPAPAQPAPPLLEVKDLRVWFPIKKGLLRRTVDHIKAVDGVSFSLPKGQTLGIVGESGSGKSTLGLAILRLLSSRGEIRFQNQALEQMSQRAVRPLRRQMQVVFQDPFGSLSPRMSVGQIVGEGLEIHGMGNAEERAQAIIDALVEVGLDPESRHRYPHEFSGGQRQRIAIARALVLKPELILLDEPTSALDRTVQRQVVELLRSLQAKYNLTYLFISHDLAVVRALSHQMMVVRQGKVVEQGAAEAIFAAPQHPYTQQLLESAFMTTTAEQPEEGQAHGFS from the coding sequence ATGGCCGATAACCTGATAGAAGTACGTGACCTGGCCGTCGAATTTGTCACCCTGGATAGAACACAGCGGGTGGTCGAAGGCGTCAGTTTCGATATCCGTAAAGGTGAAACCCTGGCGCTGGTAGGCGAAAGCGGCTCTGGCAAGTCGGTTACCGCGCATTCCATCCTGCGGCTGCTGCCCTACCCGCTGGCCAGACACCCCGCGGGGGAAATCCGCTATGCCGGCGAAGACCTGCTAAAGGCGGACGAGAAACGTATGCGGCAGATACGCGGCAATCGTATCGCCATGGTCTTCCAGGAGCCGATGACGTCGCTGAATCCGCTGCACACGGTTGGCACCCAGATCAATGAAGTGCTCCAGCTGCACAAGGGCTTGCGAGGCAAAGCGGCCAGCGCGCGCACTCTGGAACTGCTGGAACTGGTAGGCATACCGGAGCCGAAGAAACGCATTCGCGCCTATCCACACGAACTCTCCGGGGGGCAGCGTCAAAGGGTAATGATTGCCATGGCGCTGGCCAACGAGCCCGAACTGTTGATCGCCGACGAGCCGACTACGGCGCTGGATGTCACGGTGCAGCTGAAAATCCTCGAGCTACTCAAGGAGCTCCAGGCTCGCCTGGGCATGTCCCTGCTGCTGATCAGCCATGATCTCAATCTGGTCCGGCGGGTCGCGCATCGCGTATGTGTCATGCAGCGCGGTCGTGTCGTCGAACAGGCAGCGTGCGAAGAATTGTTTCACCGGCCGCAGCATCCCTATACTCAGGAACTGCTTGCAGCCGAGCCCAGCGGAGATCCGGCGCCGGCCCAGCCAGCGCCGCCTCTGCTAGAGGTAAAGGATCTGCGGGTCTGGTTTCCGATCAAGAAGGGCTTGCTGCGGCGCACGGTGGACCATATCAAGGCCGTCGATGGCGTCAGCTTCAGCCTCCCCAAAGGGCAGACCCTGGGAATTGTCGGCGAAAGCGGATCCGGTAAGTCCACACTGGGGCTCGCAATCCTGCGTTTGCTCTCCAGTCGTGGCGAAATACGTTTTCAAAATCAGGCGCTGGAACAAATGTCTCAGCGCGCGGTGCGCCCTCTGCGACGACAGATGCAGGTGGTGTTTCAGGACCCTTTCGGCAGCCTCAGCCCCCGCATGTCGGTTGGACAGATCGTTGGTGAAGGCCTGGAGATACATGGCATGGGCAATGCCGAGGAGCGGGCGCAGGCGATCATCGATGCGCTGGTCGAGGTGGGGCTCGATCCGGAAAGCCGTCACCGCTATCCCCATGAGTTTTCCGGGGGCCAGCGACAGCGGATTGCCATCGCCAGGGCCCTGGTGCTCAAACCGGAGCTGATTCTGCTCGATGAGCCGACATCGGCTCTGGATAGAACCGTACAACGGCAAGTGGTGGAGCTATTACGCTCGCTGCAGGCCAAGTACAACCTGACCTACCTGTTCATCAGCCATGACCTGGCGGTGGTACGGGCACTGAGCCATCAGATGATGGTGGTCAGGCAGGGAAAAGTAGTTGAACAGGGAGCGGCCGAAGCCATTTTTGCCGCCCCCCAACATCCGTATACACAGCAGCTGTTGGAGTCAGCATTCATGACGACGACAGCTGAACAACCAGAAGAGGGACAAGCACATGGGTTTTCTTAG
- a CDS encoding ABC transporter permease, with protein sequence MRLSPLNQRRFALFKSHKRGWWSLWIFLALFVLSLGAELVANDKPIVVRFDGEWFFPVFKRYPETRFGGEFPLQANYKSPYIQELIEAKDGWMIWPPIPFSYSSINYDLQVPAPGPPSTTNWLGTDDQGRDVLARIIYGFRISVLFALTLTLISSVIGVIAGALQGFYGGWVDLVGQRVLEIWSGLPVLYLLIILASFVQPNFWWLLGIMLLFSWMSLVDVVRAEFLRGRNLEYVRAARALGMGNAAIMFRHILPNAMVSTMTFMPFILTGAIGTLTALDFLGFGLPPGAPSLGELVAQGKSNLQAPWLGISAFMVLAIMLSLLVFIGEAARDAFDPRK encoded by the coding sequence ATGCGACTGTCCCCGCTCAATCAGCGTCGTTTTGCCCTGTTCAAGTCCCACAAACGTGGCTGGTGGTCGCTCTGGATATTTCTCGCACTGTTCGTGCTAAGCCTCGGCGCCGAACTGGTGGCCAACGACAAACCCATCGTGGTGCGTTTCGATGGCGAGTGGTTTTTTCCGGTCTTCAAGCGCTACCCGGAAACCCGTTTCGGTGGTGAATTCCCGCTGCAAGCCAACTACAAGAGCCCCTACATCCAGGAGCTTATCGAGGCAAAGGACGGCTGGATGATCTGGCCGCCTATCCCGTTCAGCTATTCCAGCATCAACTACGACCTCCAGGTACCTGCACCCGGCCCGCCCTCGACAACCAACTGGCTGGGCACCGACGACCAGGGGCGCGATGTGCTGGCACGCATCATCTATGGCTTCCGTATCTCGGTGCTATTTGCGCTGACGCTGACCCTGATCAGTTCGGTCATCGGTGTGATCGCCGGGGCACTGCAAGGCTTTTACGGCGGCTGGGTCGACCTGGTCGGTCAGCGCGTGCTGGAAATCTGGTCTGGGCTGCCGGTGCTCTACCTGCTGATCATTCTCGCCAGCTTCGTCCAACCAAACTTCTGGTGGCTGCTGGGCATCATGCTGCTGTTCTCCTGGATGAGCCTGGTGGACGTGGTGCGCGCCGAGTTCCTACGTGGGCGCAACCTGGAATATGTGCGCGCCGCACGGGCGCTGGGCATGGGCAACGCTGCAATCATGTTCCGCCACATCCTGCCCAACGCCATGGTGTCGACCATGACCTTCATGCCGTTCATCCTCACTGGCGCCATCGGCACCCTGACGGCGCTGGATTTTCTTGGCTTCGGCCTACCGCCCGGCGCGCCGTCGCTGGGTGAACTGGTGGCCCAAGGCAAATCGAATCTGCAGGCCCCCTGGCTTGGCATCAGTGCCTTTATGGTGCTGGCGATCATGCTGAGCCTGCTGGTATTTATCGGCGAGGCCGCTCGCGATGCCTTCGACCCAAGGAAATGA
- a CDS encoding microcin C ABC transporter permease YejB yields the protein MIAYILRRLLLVIPTLFGILLINFIIIQAAPGGPVEQAIAKLEGFEGATSRIAGGGSEVAVAGNNYRGAQGLDPELIAEIERLYGFDKPPAERFWIMLSNYVRLDFGESFFRDAKVTDLIIEKMPVSISLGLWSTLIMYLASIPLGIAKATRHGTPFDVWTSSAIIIGYAIPAFLFAILLIVLFAGGSYWNWFPLRGLTSGNFDELSLGGKILDYFWHLALPVTALVIGNFATLTLLTKNSFLDEINKQYVVTARAKGLSKNRVLYGHVFRNAMLIIIAGFPAAFIGMFFTGSLLIEVIFSLDGLGLLSFEAAINRDYPVVFGTLFLFTLLGLVVKLIGDLTYTLVDPRIDFESREA from the coding sequence GTGATCGCCTATATCCTTCGACGGCTACTGCTGGTTATTCCGACCCTGTTCGGCATCTTGCTGATCAACTTCATCATCATCCAGGCAGCGCCAGGCGGGCCGGTGGAACAAGCCATCGCCAAGCTGGAAGGCTTCGAAGGCGCTACCAGCCGTATCGCCGGTGGCGGCTCGGAAGTGGCCGTAGCCGGTAACAACTACCGTGGCGCGCAGGGCCTCGACCCTGAGCTGATCGCCGAGATCGAACGCCTTTACGGCTTCGACAAGCCACCGGCCGAGCGCTTCTGGATCATGCTCAGCAACTATGTGCGGCTGGATTTCGGCGAGAGCTTCTTTCGCGACGCCAAGGTCACCGACCTGATCATCGAGAAGATGCCAGTATCGATTTCCCTGGGCCTATGGAGCACGCTGATCATGTACCTGGCCTCGATCCCGCTGGGCATCGCCAAGGCTACGCGGCATGGCACTCCATTCGATGTCTGGACCAGTTCGGCGATCATCATTGGCTACGCCATTCCGGCCTTCCTGTTCGCCATACTATTGATCGTGCTGTTTGCCGGTGGCAGCTACTGGAACTGGTTTCCGCTGCGCGGACTGACCTCCGGAAACTTCGACGAACTGAGCCTGGGTGGCAAGATCCTCGATTACTTCTGGCATTTGGCGCTGCCGGTTACCGCACTGGTCATCGGTAACTTCGCGACCCTGACGCTGTTGACCAAAAACAGCTTTCTCGACGAGATCAACAAGCAGTACGTAGTCACCGCCCGCGCCAAGGGCCTGAGCAAGAACCGGGTGCTTTACGGCCACGTGTTCCGCAACGCAATGCTGATCATCATCGCCGGCTTCCCGGCCGCCTTTATCGGCATGTTCTTCACCGGTTCGCTGCTGATCGAAGTGATCTTCTCTCTCGACGGTCTTGGCCTACTCAGTTTCGAGGCGGCGATCAACCGCGACTATCCGGTGGTCTTCGGCACCCTCTTCCTATTCACGCTGCTCGGCCTGGTAGTGAAACTGATCGGCGACCTGACCTACACCCTTGTCGACCCACGAATCGATTTTGAAAGCAGGGAGGCCTGA
- a CDS encoding extracellular solute-binding protein yields MTNSLRWPVLQAGILSLCFLTGLATAAPKHAVTLYDEKPKYAANFSHFEYVNPDAPKGGVLRQAGFGSFDSLNPFINKGVAADDIGLIYDTLATSSLDEPFTIYGLLAEKIEKGPNNQWVRFHLRPEARFHDGEPVTAEDVVFTFETLISQGAPHYRGYYADVEKVVAETPRRVRFDFKHSGNRELPLILGQLPILPKHWWAERDFSATSMEPPLGSGPYRVDRVQAGRSIRYARVEDYWGKDLAVNRGFYNFDQLVIDYYRDNTVALQAFKAGHFDYWLETSAKNWATAYDIEAVRSGRIIRDEIANHNPQGMQGFIFNIRRERLQDVRVREAIALLFDFEWTNRQLFNGAYTRTRSYFDNSELASSGLPDKQELALLEPLRNQIPAALFEKPFELPQSTGDGVIREQQRKAYKLLTDAGWKIQDDRMVDNLGKPVKLEFLLVQAEFERVLLPYKRNLADLGIELEIRRVDVSQYINRLRSRDYDMIVSGFGQSSSPGNEQREYWHSASADNPGSRNFIGLKDPAIDTLVEKLIAADSREELITRTRALDRLLLWGHYVVPNWHIKSWRVAYWNHLAHPTTTPRNDIGLMTWWHKPDTAAPAKPDEGSLKSEAADAAPVEAEHQE; encoded by the coding sequence ATGACAAACAGCTTACGTTGGCCAGTCCTGCAAGCCGGCATCCTCAGCCTCTGCTTTCTGACCGGTCTCGCGACCGCAGCGCCCAAACACGCGGTGACGCTGTACGACGAGAAGCCGAAGTACGCCGCCAATTTCAGCCATTTCGAGTACGTCAATCCTGATGCACCCAAGGGCGGTGTACTGCGCCAGGCCGGCTTTGGCAGCTTCGACTCTCTCAATCCCTTCATCAACAAGGGCGTGGCTGCCGACGACATCGGCCTGATCTACGACACCCTAGCCACCAGTAGTCTCGACGAGCCCTTCACCATCTATGGCCTGCTGGCCGAGAAGATCGAGAAAGGCCCGAACAATCAGTGGGTACGTTTTCATCTGCGACCTGAGGCGCGTTTTCATGACGGCGAACCGGTCACGGCCGAAGACGTCGTATTCACCTTCGAAACCCTGATCAGCCAGGGCGCGCCGCACTATCGTGGTTATTACGCCGACGTGGAAAAGGTCGTCGCCGAAACACCGCGCCGGGTCCGCTTCGACTTCAAGCACAGCGGCAACCGTGAGCTCCCCTTGATCCTTGGCCAGCTGCCGATCCTGCCGAAGCACTGGTGGGCCGAGCGCGATTTCAGCGCCACCAGCATGGAGCCACCGTTGGGCAGCGGACCCTATCGCGTCGACCGGGTGCAGGCGGGCCGCTCGATCCGTTATGCCCGCGTCGAGGATTACTGGGGCAAGGATCTGGCGGTCAACCGCGGTTTCTACAACTTTGACCAGCTGGTAATTGATTACTACCGCGACAATACCGTGGCGCTGCAGGCCTTTAAGGCCGGGCATTTCGATTACTGGCTGGAAACCAGTGCGAAAAACTGGGCAACGGCCTACGACATCGAAGCCGTACGCAGCGGGCGCATCATCAGAGACGAGATTGCCAATCACAATCCGCAAGGGATGCAGGGTTTCATCTTCAACATCCGTCGGGAACGCCTTCAGGACGTCCGGGTTCGCGAAGCCATCGCGCTGCTGTTTGACTTCGAATGGACCAATCGTCAACTCTTCAACGGCGCTTATACCCGGACGCGCAGCTATTTCGACAACTCCGAACTGGCCTCTTCAGGCCTGCCAGATAAGCAGGAGTTAGCGTTACTCGAACCATTGCGAAATCAAATACCTGCCGCTCTTTTCGAAAAACCTTTCGAGCTTCCGCAAAGCACCGGCGACGGCGTCATACGCGAACAGCAACGCAAGGCCTACAAGCTGTTGACCGACGCTGGCTGGAAGATTCAGGACGACCGCATGGTCGACAACCTTGGCAAGCCCGTGAAACTCGAGTTTCTATTGGTGCAAGCCGAATTCGAGCGTGTGCTGCTGCCCTACAAGCGCAACCTGGCTGATCTGGGCATCGAACTGGAGATCCGCCGCGTCGATGTCTCGCAATACATCAACCGTCTGCGCTCACGTGATTACGACATGATCGTCAGCGGCTTCGGCCAGTCCAGTTCGCCGGGCAACGAGCAGCGTGAGTACTGGCACTCGGCGAGCGCCGACAATCCGGGCAGTCGCAACTTCATCGGCCTGAAGGATCCGGCGATCGACACCCTAGTGGAAAAGCTGATTGCCGCCGACTCACGGGAAGAATTGATCACTCGTACCCGTGCCCTTGATCGGCTGCTGCTCTGGGGCCACTACGTGGTACCCAACTGGCACATCAAGAGCTGGCGGGTCGCCTACTGGAACCATCTGGCGCATCCGACAACAACGCCTCGCAATGATATCGGGCTGATGACCTGGTGGCACAAACCCGATACTGCAGCACCGGCGAAGCCAGACGAAGGGTCACTCAAATCAGAAGCTGCTGATGCCGCCCCTGTAGAAGCGGAGCACCAGGAGTGA
- a CDS encoding extracellular solute-binding protein, with amino-acid sequence MRPVLLLLICLVLSFPSFAAISESHGYAQFGTLKYPENFTHFDWANPDAPKGGQLRLMASGSFDTLNPYTFKGTSPIATPGFFQYGVSELNETLMVGSGLYDPSGDEPASIYGLIAETIEYSDDKSWVVFNLRDSARFHDGHPITAYDVAFSYRLLIKDGHPRFRTDLQGVRRVDILNRHRIRFVFDRADNTQLIMRLGELPVLPQHYWKDRDFTATTFEPPLGSGPYRISNVQPGRRIQFERVKNWWGAELAVNRGKYNFDRVDVEFYRDSTVAFEAFKVGEFDFYIEHQAKNWANGYQFPALSRGEVIRAEIPHQIPTQTQALFMNGRRPLFSDIRVRQALGMLFDFEWTNRALFYSAYQRSQSYYPNSDFAATGRPEGGEWLLLSRFRDQLPAELFTEPFELPKTDGRGIPRDTLRQALSLLKDAGWKLKPEGLRDKHGRTLEFEILLVNPRLERILQPYTGNLARIGIQARLRTVDAAQYKQRLDQYDYDMILATLGQSLSPGLEQWLYFHSSQVNIKGGRNYAGIANPIIDQLLEKLIAAKTREEQISAARAIDRVLLWNHYSIPNWYINNHRLAYRNRFAHVTTPPYTLGLRAWWLKDLEKAQ; translated from the coding sequence ATGCGCCCCGTCCTGCTGTTATTGATCTGTCTGGTATTGAGCTTTCCCTCTTTCGCCGCCATTAGCGAAAGCCACGGTTATGCCCAGTTCGGCACACTCAAGTACCCTGAGAATTTTACCCACTTCGATTGGGCGAACCCCGATGCGCCCAAGGGCGGACAGCTGCGCCTGATGGCCTCTGGCAGCTTCGACACGCTAAACCCCTATACCTTCAAGGGCACCAGCCCCATCGCCACACCCGGCTTCTTCCAGTACGGGGTCAGCGAGCTCAACGAGACGCTGATGGTGGGGTCCGGTCTGTATGACCCTTCCGGCGATGAGCCGGCTTCGATCTATGGGCTGATCGCTGAAACCATCGAGTACAGCGACGACAAGAGCTGGGTGGTTTTCAACCTGCGCGATTCGGCACGCTTTCATGATGGTCATCCGATCACCGCCTACGATGTCGCCTTTTCCTATCGCCTGCTGATAAAGGATGGTCATCCCCGTTTCCGCACCGATTTACAGGGTGTCAGACGGGTCGACATTCTCAACCGCCACCGGATCCGCTTCGTCTTCGACAGGGCGGATAACACCCAGCTGATCATGCGCCTTGGCGAGCTGCCGGTCCTTCCTCAGCATTACTGGAAGGACCGTGACTTTACCGCCACCACCTTCGAGCCCCCGCTGGGTAGCGGCCCTTACCGCATCAGCAACGTCCAGCCCGGGCGCCGGATCCAGTTCGAGCGGGTCAAGAACTGGTGGGGCGCGGAGCTTGCGGTCAACCGCGGCAAATACAACTTTGACCGAGTCGATGTCGAGTTCTACCGCGACAGCACCGTGGCATTTGAAGCCTTCAAGGTCGGCGAATTCGACTTCTATATCGAACACCAGGCCAAGAACTGGGCCAACGGCTACCAGTTTCCCGCGTTATCCAGGGGTGAGGTAATACGCGCCGAAATTCCGCATCAGATTCCCACACAGACCCAGGCCCTGTTCATGAACGGCCGCAGGCCGCTATTTTCCGACATCAGGGTTCGCCAGGCCCTGGGCATGCTGTTCGACTTCGAATGGACCAACCGAGCGCTGTTCTACAGCGCCTACCAGCGCAGCCAAAGCTACTATCCCAACAGCGACTTTGCCGCCACCGGTCGGCCGGAAGGTGGAGAATGGCTGCTGCTATCGCGCTTCCGCGATCAGCTTCCGGCTGAACTCTTCACCGAGCCCTTTGAACTGCCGAAGACCGATGGGCGAGGAATCCCGCGCGACACCCTGCGCCAGGCCCTGTCGCTCTTGAAGGATGCAGGCTGGAAGCTCAAGCCCGAAGGGCTGCGAGACAAGCATGGCCGTACTCTCGAATTCGAGATCCTGCTGGTCAATCCGCGCCTTGAGCGCATTCTCCAGCCCTACACCGGCAACCTGGCACGTATCGGCATCCAGGCTCGTCTGCGTACCGTCGATGCTGCTCAATACAAGCAGCGGCTGGATCAGTACGACTACGATATGATCCTCGCCACCCTGGGCCAGAGTCTCAGCCCGGGCCTGGAACAATGGCTCTACTTTCATTCGAGCCAGGTGAATATCAAGGGAGGCCGGAACTATGCAGGGATCGCCAATCCAATCATCGACCAGCTGCTTGAGAAACTGATTGCCGCCAAGACGCGCGAGGAACAGATTTCCGCAGCCCGCGCCATTGACCGCGTATTGCTGTGGAACCACTACAGCATCCCCAACTGGTACATCAACAATCATCGCCTGGCATACCGCAACCGCTTCGCCCACGTCACCACACCGCCCTACACTCTCGGGCTGCGCGCGTGGTGGCTGAAGGATTTGGAGAAGGCTCAATGA